The Sulfurimonas sp. genome includes a window with the following:
- the truC gene encoding tRNA pseudouridine(65) synthase TruC codes for MNINEELEIIYQDEHYIAINKPSGLLVHRSPIDRHETRFAVQMLRDQIGQYVYPLHRLDKPTSGVLFFALDKESANLVSEQFKNNAIQKTYIAAVRGYTDDEGVIDYALKEKLDKIADKDAKTDKDAQEAVTHYKTLARAELDFAVGRYDKVRYSLVELKPKTGRKHQIRRHMKHISHHLLGDTKYGRGEHNKLIRAEFNCHRMLLHASELKLYHPYLKKEIVIKAGLDETFSNICRSTFCYPDAR; via the coding sequence ATGAATATAAATGAAGAATTAGAGATTATATATCAAGATGAACACTACATTGCTATCAACAAACCTTCAGGACTTTTAGTACACAGATCACCGATCGACAGGCATGAAACACGTTTTGCAGTTCAGATGCTTCGTGATCAGATAGGGCAGTATGTATATCCTCTTCACCGCTTAGATAAACCTACTTCTGGCGTACTTTTTTTTGCACTTGATAAAGAGAGTGCAAACTTGGTATCAGAACAGTTTAAAAACAATGCAATTCAAAAGACTTATATTGCAGCTGTACGCGGATATACTGATGATGAGGGTGTGATCGATTATGCTTTAAAAGAGAAACTTGACAAAATAGCAGACAAAGACGCAAAAACCGATAAAGATGCACAAGAAGCTGTAACTCACTATAAAACATTGGCAAGGGCCGAGCTAGATTTTGCAGTGGGACGTTACGATAAAGTAAGATACTCTTTGGTTGAGCTAAAACCGAAAACGGGAAGAAAGCATCAGATTAGAAGACATATGAAGCATATATCTCATCATCTTTTAGGTGATACGAAATACGGAAGAGGGGAGCATAATAAACTCATAAGAGCAGAGTTTAACTGCCATAGAATGCTTTTACATGCCAGTGAATTAAAACTGTATCATCCATACTTGAAAAAAGAGATAGTTATAAAAGCAGGATTAGATGAGACATTCTCAAATATTTGCAGGTCTACTTTTTGTTATCCAGATGCTCGTTAA
- a CDS encoding GAF domain-containing protein, which yields MKYAQTYNKLAEFGRKVLEIEVVDEILPYISKYAKDTIGADRCSIFVYDQDKEELWTTLADNVERITVPSDRGLVGYALATKEGLIENNPYKNEHFYKDVDTETGYITKNVIVAPILGSQGEVVGVFQLINKEDEFDIDDAKFMKFFAHYISGFLELAELNEHLDNKK from the coding sequence ATGAAATATGCACAAACTTATAACAAACTGGCAGAATTTGGAAGAAAAGTATTAGAGATCGAAGTAGTAGATGAGATTCTTCCCTACATATCAAAATATGCTAAAGATACTATCGGTGCCGATAGATGTTCAATATTTGTATATGATCAAGATAAAGAAGAACTTTGGACAACACTTGCCGATAATGTTGAAAGAATAACTGTGCCTTCGGATAGAGGTTTGGTAGGTTATGCCTTGGCTACAAAAGAAGGGCTTATTGAAAACAACCCTTATAAAAACGAACATTTTTACAAAGATGTCGACACTGAAACAGGATATATAACTAAGAATGTTATCGTAGCTCCTATTTTAGGTTCTCAAGGAGAAGTTGTAGGTGTGTTTCAACTTATAAACAAAGAGGATGAATTTGATATTGACGATGCAAAATTTATGAAGTTTTTCGCTCACTATATAAGCGGATTTTTAGAACTGGCAGAACTTAACGAGCATCTGGATAACAAAAAGTAG